The Quercus robur chromosome 3, dhQueRobu3.1, whole genome shotgun sequence DNA segment GATTATTTTTGCCAGCTTATTTTTtagttagcttatttttgttattatttatgagtctcattaTAGACGGAGTCATTTATTGACTAGGGGTATAGgcccccctaattttttttaaaaataatataattatataactatatatttaggtactaattttagcaacttCTGTCTCTCTTATTGATCATTATAAGAGAAATGCTACAATTacgaattttttttacaatatttttacagaCTATTGAGGTTGCCAAATTTTATTGGTTTACATCTAGGTCCACCACTTACATcgcttttttacttactaataacactaatcacaacaaaaatttgtagATCTagtattttcctccttttaaagTCCAcgaaaaaatttatagatctaaaatcaaaaaaaaaaaaatacaagcccaaaatattagcctaacaacaaaaattaccagtaggctttaaaaaaaaaaaatttgagactaatcaaccaattttaccaaaaacaaacgACTTAGCcctttaaaaaactttaaacaaaataattttgtccttaccAACAAAAGACATACTCTAcacatacataaaaaaaaataataataataataaaagaaaaccttTGCCGACTAAGCAATAGAGCCAAAAGTCGAAACCACTGCATATAACTAACAATAAATCCGCCCCCCCTAACTCCAAGTCTTGGCTCCGCCCCTGGGTCTTAttatactttttgatattattcataggtctcataatactatttcaactaaaatttatctttatttataatactttcagcgaaaaatcttcaatttcaacaaaaaaatcttcaatttcagcaaaataaatggaTCCTAAATACGCTCTTAGAATATGAATATAGTATGCAGAAGACTAGAAGAGGACACTAGAAATATCATTGCATCCATCCAATACAAAGCAAGTTTCTTTCTAGGTTTGGAGCTATCTATAGGGTCGATGTCGAGCCtagttttattcagaaatttGGATTTTGCATGGACATTGTTGTCATATTCGAAGTGAAAATAAATTCTGACTCTTAGcatgaaacaaaaattatattactttttttatcaaaaaataaaaaatgatgtaacttttaaaataaacacaCTGAGAAAAAATGGGAGAGGTGTAAAATAAGTAGTGTTTTGATAACGGTGAAATTTTTTGGCAATGAGATTTCGATGTGGGGGTAATTTGTAAGTTTCGGAGATCGAGCTCAAGTGGATTATTAAAGACctataaaatttttacaattcatttatGTTCATATAATACATTTCAACAAAAACCAATATTCTCAGCAATAATGTTAACCTTGTAGCTCAGTGACTAGTTgataaataaaccaaaaattaagTGGAATATATCACTGTTTCGGCCAAGGGAGGCAAAGCCAATAGCTAGAAACCTTGTAGCTCATGAGCTACAATAATTATagatcaataattttttatgttgatttCTGTTCTTATAACTTTAGATTAGAATCTTATTGTTTCTATATCACCTTACTGCCCCCACTCATAACCAACTATGGCCAAACATccaatcaaaattattttcaaatattttattaatagttTAGTAAATACTCATATACAACACTTTGCAAGTttgtaagtgaaaaaaaaaaaaaaattgaatcattACATATTGAGAGTTAATTGGTAGCCACACAACTTACCAAAACCAGTTACTTTCTTTGCAAACTTTGAGTGATATTCTAGTAACTGATCTACCAATATGACAATGAGTGATATAGTTGTTGCCACCGGTTACTTATAGTATGGGGGATGTTGTTTGACGACAAAATGATGTTTGTGCTTTGTGGGGCTTAATATCTGTGGGTTAACCGACATGATCTAAATGCCCTTTCGCATTCAGGttcatggaaaaataaatatgatacTTTTATGAACTTCGGATACCTTAATTTGTATCCATCTAATTATGCCGACATGCATCTAAATTGtcatatttgatttatttttagaacccctataataataatttattcttCTCAAACTATTCTTaggtttaaaaatattatatcaaaATTACCCATGCATCACTTTTACATAGCtccttacaaataaaataaaaataataattatatcaGACGTGCATGTATGAAGTCAGATCTTCTAAAATAATACTAGTTTTATCATATATTACGAAAATAATTAtttccaatattttttaatgatttagaAGGACATCATGCATTGCCAATCGAAATTGTTTATTTACAATTAAACATGAAAATGATGCATTTTAATTTCCTACGAATCTCAAAAGATTAACAAAAACGCtagtaaaaatttaaagatatagTTTTAGAAGTTTTTAGAAGCCAAAAATAGGATAGAGAAAGTTGCAAAGGCGCGTGGAGCGAAGAGGATGTCGGCAGCGGTAgccaagaataaaaaaagaaaaaagtagttGTCCaataggaattaaaaaaaaggggcaCATGGAACACTTTGGCTTTGCCACGTAGTTCCTCCATTTATTATGATTCCTACAATCCTATCTttacaaaaaaagtaaaagtgatACACTTAATTTACACACTAAGGAACCGCGAATATTACGAATTATATATGAGTATTTCATTTTTCACGTATCCAAATCCAATGCATGGACAGCACGTGGGAACCGTACGTATGACTGACTCTATATATTCACCTGTTTCTCCTTGCACTTTCTTCTAtcacacaacacaacacaacacacaagtaatATAAGTCATTGGATCATCAGTTACCAATTTTCATTTACTACTCTTTTTCGAttccaacaaaaagaaaagaaatatgtCAGCTGCTACCTGCATTGATATCATCTTGGCCATTATTTTGCCTCCTCTTGGTGTTTTCCTCAAGTTTGGTATCCGGGTACCTAAttcattcattttctttattttatttcatctcatttcatttcatttcatatatttttatatttctttcttattcATTTTTCACGTGGTTAATTAATTCAGGCCGagttttggatttgtttgttgCTGACCATTCTTGGCTATATCCCTGGGATACTTTATGCTCTCTATATTATCACCAAGTGAACTTCAATCTTTGTAAGCGCCcattcacttctctctctctcccctttgctactgttttatttttatatttcgtataaccattttttttaatgctaagCTAAATTCTTTTTTGActgaaaatggtaaaatatttctaaaagaaGGATATAttaaaacagaaacaaaaaatgttatctatttaaataatatctaattgtcTAAAATAGCTCATCTCCatttgatgggtttttttttttgcataattcAATATATAATATAGCCGCTGTACTGTACGATAGTCACACATGTATAAGAGTTTGTAGAATGTGGGGGCAAGAGTCGGGTTCAAAACTATATAGGATAAATGAATTACTTTctatatatacaatataaaaCATTTCAGGTGGATGAGTtagtttctatatatatatcgaTACGTTTACTCTTTTTGTATAGGATGGTGGGTAAGCTATAATGATTAAAATTTGTGTccatccaaagaaagaaaaaaatatatatcaataaaaatttcataaaggTAAATCGTCGTGGGGTATGAGAAATCAACATGGAAAAAAGAACTCACTTGAAATTGCAATTTGATCGTTTTTTCTAAGTTGAACAAGTTTGAATTAACAACTTCTTTTATGGTAACAAGTAGATGATTTGTTAATGTATttgtaaaagtaaaaacaaaagcGGATAGGGCGCCCCAAATGTCACTCTCTCACTCATGAGTCATGAGCCTTGGGGCTGGCTGCGAGTTTGGGTTATTGATAGACTCATGGTCATAGATAGCGTTTAATGCATAGGCCCCGCGTGATCTTGACGTTACCTGCACTTTACTTCTTGTTTTCGTCTTAATAATTGTgactaataagtaataaatgGACTGCTTTTTTCACTAAATTATGAATGAGCTGAGCTGGGCTTTTAAGCTTTTTGACAATTTTGCatcttattatttttactttttttgggcAGGAGGAGTTGTGAACTGTGAACGGCaatatgttttttgtttctctgaTTTGGGGTTCGTTTATAGTCGTTGATGGACAGTTGATTCTTCATTATGTGTGTCAAAGTGTTTAagatttccttttccttttttctttttcttttcccttctttttattattattttatagtcTGATGTAAAGGTGGAAATGGAATATTATTGGTTTTgtatgatggtggtggtgggtacATATCACACTTAGCATACATATCAACCAATGCAGTACCAACAAACACATCTGTTTGGTAATGGTGAGATTTTTTCACAATGAGATTTCGATGTGGGGGTAATTTGTAAGTTTGGATTATTAAAGACatataaatttttacaattcatttatGTTCATATAATACATTTCAACAAAAACCAATATTGTCAGTAACAATGTTAACCTTTTAGCTCAGTGACTAGTTgaataaataaaccaaaaattaagTGGAAAATATCAATGTTTCGGCCAGAGGAGGCAAAGCCAATAGCAAGAAAACAAATGTGCTTCccatgctctgataccaatgaagtaaaaataattagaaCTCCCAACATGAAACAAGGATATATGGCTAAATAATTTCAGAATAGAAACATTTTGCTACTTGCTTGTTTTGGGCGTAGGGAACAAATACCCATTTTAGCCGTAAATACTCATATACAACACTTTGCAAGTTTGTaataagtgaaaaataaataaataaacaaaatttagtcATTATATTATTGAGAGTTAATTGGTGGCCACacaattttaccaaaaacagTGACTTTCTTTGCAAACTTTGAATTATAATACTATTGATAATGATATTCTAGTAACACCAATACGACAATGAGTGATATAGTTGTTGCCGCCGGTTACTTGTAGTATGGGGGGTGGGGTTTGACGACAAAATGATGTTTGTGCTTTGTGGGGCTTAATATCTGTGGGTTAGCTAGTCATTAGTGCCTGGTATAACTATGCAGACATCATCTAAATGCCCTTTCGCATTCAGGTTCATGGAAATAAATATGATACttttatgaactttttttttgagaaactatacTTTTATGAACTTAGGACACCTTAATTTGTACTCTATCTAATTATGCCGACATCtaaattgttatatatatttgatttatttttaggactcctatatatataattgtaggGTCTCAActtggggcccaagcccaacaaGTATGGGTCTTGGTCCAAGGGgccagaaataataaatttgtagaaagtgagTTACAAAACTGGGTCTTAGCGAAGTGAACAGTGGTTAAGGTTGGGTTACACAACAATTAGACACAAATAAATCCTGTTAATGTCCATATATTCTTAGTCCGAAAAGGTGAGATGGATGTTTGCTGGTTCTTGCTCTAAGTCTCCAGTTATTTTTCTGTTTCTCTGttctcctctccttttttttttgccgtCCTTTTTCTCATGAGGACTCCCTTTCTTATATAGTCTCCTTGAAGCCATCatgaccttacacttgttgattatctggACCCTCACTtaagtgcttgtcccatcggacacctcctccatctttctgtgagttgtcaTAGCCAAGATAGCACTGTTCACATGccttctccacattaatacggCCAGAAAAATAACTGCcacacatttaatgtggcagctgcagCTTCTCCTTGAACATCTTACGTTTCCTTCTTTGCCACGGGTCTGTAGGACTCGTCCTTGTTACTAATGTCCGTTGGGGTGGGTCTTTTTAGTAggcagagtgcatgtttgagTCATACTCGtcatgtccgaggagacatttctcctcggactgCCCTTTAAATGTCTTCATGCCCACGAGAACTGGGCTGGGAGCCCTTTTGGGACCCACAtcttctcctcggacgtggttGATCTTCCtgtatggggcccaaggcccattgtatgattttgaacctttacccctacaatagcccctcaaaattccaatttttcCCTCTCATCCAAGGAGAAAATGTgggattttgatatttattgGATAAATTATCACAATTTCTTGACTCACGCAAGTGGGAGTACAGTCTCATGTGCCTCATTATTGCTACTGGCGTTTCGTAGCCCACGAGGCGCCATTAATTGCACCAGGCGGCTTTATGTTCCCTCGTATCCAACGGTGGGGCGCTTAATCAACGGTAGACATTCCTCCAATTCTTTGAGCGGGAGTAATCCCGTTTGTTTTTTCCTTGCTATATAAGGCTTCTGAGGGGAATTACTTTCCCTTTTTTAGAAAAGGTACTTAAGCGTTCTAGAGCACTTCAGCACTTTCTCTCGCAAAACACTTAAAAGTCCATAGCCATTTCTGTAAAGATTCCCGATGGATCCTTTGAAAGCTCGAAAGGTTTAGAACTCGCGTTTCCCATAAGTGTTCATTTCCCTGTATTCCTTAACTCTCCTTCTTTGTTGTTCTCCTCGGCCTCCTTCCATTAGCAAACCTTTTTTCATGCCACCTAGGGTTAGTAGGATGGGTAAGTTTTAGAACCTagtagattctccggccggCATGGAAGGTTTTAGGGCCAAATACCGTATCTCGCAAGGAGTGGGTCTAGAATACTGCTCCTCGGACCAAATCCTAACCAAGAGAGAAACGGGGCAGGTCGTCATTCCTATGATCGCTTTCATAGAAGTAGGAATGACGATTCCCATGgggaggataactagggattactTGCGCGGTCATAGGCTGGCCCCCCACTAGTGCGCCGCTAACATGTTCCGGATCTTAGGGTGCGTAGACGCTCAAAACgaacagatgaacctcggcctctcatggcacgatgTAGTTCACTTGTACAAGTGCCATTGCCTTAATGAGTCGTATTACTTGATATCCAGGTCTGACGAGGTGAGGCTGATATCTTGCCTTCCCAAGTctaacaaaggcttgaaggacgattATTTGATTGTCTCCAAAGCATGGCACGACGGTCTTCGCTACCCAGTTAGGGCAGGAGCACTAGGTGGGGCACTCTAGGGTCAACTCCCCCGGTGGGGATCTTAGTTTTGAGTTTTCCTTTCACTTATTTTGGTCTCAGTTTTGATTATTTGCCTTCTCGGATTGACATAACCCTCCCTTTGGATATTTTGCAGACAAAGTACACACTACTTCGAGGATAAGTTTGGTCAACGTCCAAGCTCTTAACTACCTCCTCAGGTTCGAGATCTTTGTGAGCGAGGATGGGCAATTGCGTGCCGTTCACCTCATCTTAGACTACGAGCCTCTCTCTCGTGCTTTCGTGGACGTGGGTCAAGCAATAAGGGTTGGGAGTCCCCGATTAGCCCGTATTGACGTTTCTAAGCCGGGCTTCCTTGCTCGGAGAGACCTACCACCAGTCCAACCGCCCACTTAGTGCGTTCTCCAAGAGGTAGTCGTTCCAGGGGAGGGAATTGACTCCTCGCATTCGTCCCTCGAAGCTGAAATCGATTGCTTCCATCTCAACGAGGAGGGCGAGGTATCAACAAGGCCCGTAGAGCTTTCAGATTTCGACTCGGATCTTGATCGCTTCTCGGCGGCTCACTCTCCTAGACTGGTAGTTGCTCGGATTGACATGAGTCAAGAAATTGAAGAGGAGGGTATGGACTTAAAGCCAAGATCTAGTTTGAGGGGGCTTATGTCCAATAGGAACAAAGGGCAATCTTCCAAGGATGCCCCTAAAGAGCAAGTTCCAGCTaaacttcctcctcctcctcctccttccaTTGACCCTGCGCTACAACCCATTCCCAACTTGAGGCGGAAAAGGCCAGTGGAAGAACTGGAGGTGGGTAAGGTCGGCCCCCAAAAGGCCAAatagcagaaaaaaaaaaaagcaaagagcCTAAGGACAAAAGGACGAAGTCAATTGATAGCTAAGAGGAGGCTGCCATTAGGAGGGAGCAGCGCACTTAGTCTCCCCGCCTAGAGTTGGACGGCGCCCCCATCCCGTGGGATGCAACCCTCTGGGAGTCTCAGCGGGGGCAGGCGTCTTACCTCGCTGAGGCCTTGCAGCAGCCCCTCCTTTTACCTCGTGACATGGACGGGCTTCGAGCCACCAAGCAACCGGACCTCTTCATGTCATTGAAGAGAGACCTTGCTATGGTAAAACGAAGATTCTTCCTTGTTCAAGTTCCTTATTCCGTGCTTGTCTATCTAtcgtttttgttttaatgattcTTCCGTTATTCCTGTGCAGGTCACTCAACAAGTCTTCGTGGCCGAGGAGTGGGCGAAGAATTCTCGAGAGGAGGTGAACGCTGAGGTTCAGTCCCGCCTTGCTGCAGAGAAGGCTGCAGGTGCCCTTAAACTAGAAAAAAAGCGCTTAAGCGAGATGATCAAAGAGGCATTCAAAGCCCGGGACAGTGCTGAGGCGGGCCTTAAGACCACAACGAAGTAGGCCGAGGACATGTGCCAGCAGCTTTATTTATCAGAAATAAACCTTGCGACCGAGAAGCAA contains these protein-coding regions:
- the LOC126716584 gene encoding hydrophobic protein RCI2B-like — protein: MSAATCIDIILAIILPPLGVFLKFGIRAEFWICLLLTILGYIPGILYALYIITK